In Castanea sativa cultivar Marrone di Chiusa Pesio chromosome 6, ASM4071231v1, a single window of DNA contains:
- the LOC142639242 gene encoding replication factor C subunit 1-like: protein MLGFQAIEVNASDSGGKADAKIEKGIVGSNANSIKELVSNEAFSVNMDRSKHPKTVLIMDDIDGMSAGDRGGVADLIASIKISKIPIICICNDRYSQKLKSLVNYCLLLSFRKPTKQQMAKRLMQVATAEGLQVNQIALEELADRVNGDMRMAVNQLQYMSLSMSVIKYDDIRPM, encoded by the exons ATGCTCGGTTTCCAAGCAATAGAG GTAAATGCTAGTGACAGTGGTGGGAAGGCTGATGCCAAAATTGAGAAAGGAATTGTTGGAAGCAATGCGAATTCTATAAAGGAACTTGTCAGCAATGAGGCCTTCAGTGTCAACATGGATCG ATCAAAGCATCCAAAAACTGTGCTGATTATGGACGACATTGATGGGATGTCTGCTGGAGATAGGGGTGGAGTTGCTGACCTTATTGCTAGCATCAAGATTTCCAAAATTCCTATTATCTGCATTTGTAATGATCGATACAGTCAGAAACTAAAAAGTCTTGTGAACTACTGTTTGCTTCTCAGCTTTCGAAAACCTACGAAACAACAG ATGGCAAAGAGGTTAATGCAAGTTGCAACTGCAGAAGGGCTTCAAGTTAATCAG ATTGCTCTTGAGGAACTTGCAGACAGAGTTAATGGAGATATGCGCATGGCAGTAAACCAGTTGCAGTATATGAGCCTCTCCATGTCAGTCATTAAATATGATGACATTAGGCCAATGTGA
- the LOC142639511 gene encoding F-box protein At3g07870-like, whose amino-acid sequence MAAMFAKGPSVSSSNEAKLLACRKAIEFATNARISELVIEGDNVNVMKAISSSVANLCSHLSDPDEHWKDIMDINVPLQNHKFNAIVNCNGLLFLSYIESDNIMMHNKGFVYNILAAKLTNLPNSPTFFKEFKVAYGFGFHPRTKEYKVVRIVEQECVSYDFGRFKLSLDQTIEVFTLGTYAWRTKRNNPFLLQMQPSEALVNGALHWLGQAKVSYSQLIISFNLEDEGFYQIPSPNCRFDILQSHLLLLGGCLSLTVHTDKNNIDIWLMKNYGIQGSWTKEFTINSKSLSLGSIRPLFLLSNGKVLIEYAKQSLFLYDTNKKMIKKINLGDFPYHFQAVPHVKPINSVRP is encoded by the exons ATGGCAGCCATGTTTGCTAAAGGCCCATCAGTGAGCAGTAGCAACGAAGCCAAGTTGCTAGCCTGTAGGAAAGCAATAGAGTTTGCAACTAATGCTAGAATTTCAGAACTTGTTATTGAAGGGGATAATGTTAATGTGATGAAAGCTATATCTTCATCTGTGGCCAACCT CTGTAGTCATCTCAGCGACCCCGATGAACACTGGAAGGATATCATGGATATCAACGTGCCGCTGCAAAATCACAAGTTTAACGCTATCGTAAACTGCAATGGTTTGCTGTTCTTGTCCTATATTGAATCTGATAACATCATGATGCATAACAAAGGTTTCGTTTACAATATTCTTGCGGCTAAGTTGACAAATTTGCCTAATTCTCCCACCTTCTTTAAGGAATTCAAGGTGGCATATGGGTTTGGCTTCCATCCAAGAACCAAGGAATACAAGGTGGTGAGAATTGTTGAACAAGAATGTGTAAGCTATGATTTTGGACGTTTCAAACTATCTTTAGACCAAACTATTGAGGTGTTTACTCTGGGAACATATGCCTGGAGAACTAAAAGAAATAACCCTTTCTTGCTTCAGATGCAACCTAGTGAGGCATTGGTTAATGGAGCTCTTCATTGGTTAGGCCAAGCCAAGGTAAGCTACTCACAACTCATTATATCCTTCAACTTGGAAGATGAAGGATTTTATCAGATTCCAAGCCCAAATTGCAGATTTGATATACTACAAAGTCATTTACTATTATTAGGTGGGTGTCTTTCTTTGACCGTTCATACTGATAAAAACAATATTGATATTTGGTTGATGAAGAACTATGGAATACAGGGGTCCTGGACTAAAGAATTCACCATCAACTCTAAAAGTCTATCATTAGGATCTATTCGGCCTCTATTCCTCCTGTCAAACGGCAAGGTTTTGATTGAATATGCAAAACAGAGCCTCtttttatatgacacaaacaaGAAGATGATCAAGAAAATAAATCTTGGTGACTTCCCGTATCATTTCCAAGCAGTTCCTCATGTCAAACCTATCAATTCAGTACGGCCTTAG